One genomic segment of Vibrio agarivorans includes these proteins:
- the dmeF gene encoding CDF family Co(II)/Ni(II) efflux transporter DmeF, protein MNSAVQHDHNFIGHNHQGERRTFYVLLLTLVTMVVEIVAGTVYGSMALLADGWHMGTHAAAFCITLFAYRYARKHENSGKFSFGTGKISVLGGYTSAIALGIVALLMLVESVHRLLSPQAIQFNEAIIVAFIGLTVNVVSIFLLGEHSHDHHHSHSNHEHEHIHEHHHHDHNLRAAYMHVMADALTSILAIVALLFAKFYGWNWLDAVMGIVGAMVISKWTYNLMKQTSPILLDESIEQAYRNQVIKVLADSADVVDLHIWKISSDHYAAAITLQTSSDLTMSDFKEKLSQFDKISHLTLELNYT, encoded by the coding sequence ATGAACTCAGCAGTACAGCATGACCATAATTTTATCGGTCATAATCATCAGGGAGAAAGGCGTACGTTTTATGTCCTGCTTTTAACTCTGGTGACAATGGTTGTCGAAATTGTCGCGGGCACCGTGTATGGATCGATGGCGCTACTTGCAGATGGCTGGCATATGGGAACCCATGCTGCTGCGTTTTGTATCACGCTATTTGCTTATCGCTACGCGAGAAAGCATGAGAATTCCGGAAAGTTTAGCTTTGGTACAGGAAAGATCAGTGTTCTTGGTGGCTACACAAGTGCCATTGCGTTAGGGATTGTGGCGCTATTGATGCTGGTGGAGTCTGTTCACCGTTTGCTATCCCCACAAGCGATTCAGTTTAATGAGGCGATTATTGTTGCCTTTATTGGTTTGACCGTGAACGTGGTGAGTATTTTCCTGCTTGGTGAGCACAGTCATGATCACCACCACTCTCACAGCAATCATGAACATGAACATATCCATGAACATCACCATCATGATCATAATTTGCGTGCGGCTTACATGCACGTTATGGCCGATGCCTTGACGTCGATCTTAGCAATCGTCGCACTCTTGTTTGCCAAATTTTATGGCTGGAACTGGCTTGATGCCGTTATGGGGATCGTGGGGGCGATGGTTATCTCTAAATGGACCTACAACTTGATGAAACAAACGAGTCCAATCTTGCTAGATGAAAGTATCGAACAAGCCTATCGCAACCAAGTCATCAAGGTATTAGCTGACAGTGCAGATGTCGTAGACCTACATATCTGGAAAATCAGCAGTGATCACTATGCTGCTGCGATTACTTTGCAGACGAGTTCCGATCTTACTATGAGCGACTTCAAGGAAAAATTGAGTCAGTTTGATAAGATAAGCCATCTCACATTAGAGCTTAATTACACATAA
- a CDS encoding MarR family winged helix-turn-helix transcriptional regulator produces MDTINQLNQLLTEFYDKMSSWEQSVVKETGYSLAQVHTIEVLGVHGAMRMKELAEKLGITTGTLTVQVEKLVSSQLLERLPDPSDRRAIVVALTEEGKAIHKRHNLLHLNLVKDLTTDVHSDHQQVLINCLKKMNQGF; encoded by the coding sequence ATGGATACGATCAATCAACTCAACCAATTGCTCACCGAGTTTTATGACAAGATGTCGTCTTGGGAGCAGTCGGTGGTTAAAGAGACTGGTTATTCACTGGCACAAGTTCACACCATTGAAGTATTGGGTGTACATGGCGCGATGCGAATGAAGGAGCTTGCCGAGAAGCTAGGCATCACAACGGGCACATTGACGGTTCAGGTGGAAAAGCTAGTGAGCAGTCAGTTACTAGAAAGACTGCCTGATCCAAGTGATCGCAGAGCGATTGTGGTGGCACTGACCGAAGAGGGGAAAGCAATCCATAAGCGGCACAATTTGTTGCATCTCAACTTAGTTAAAGATCTCACTACTGATGTTCACTCTGACCATCAACAGGTTCTGATTAACTGTCTCAAGAAAATGAACCAAGGATTTTAG
- a CDS encoding GNAT family N-acetyltransferase, which produces MKNQHFNQQALTFRVAPHSELPEQLLLEADPSLEAITKYLTPEAQCFICELNQQIVGAVVLAENIQGHQEIFNVSVAPHLQGNGIGSELMKFTLNSLKLDAVESVVLGTRTFGYQLAFYQKLGFRIESIDKDYFLRNYSDEIWEDGIQHKDMLRLCIDLSAIAPFDIG; this is translated from the coding sequence ATGAAAAACCAACACTTTAACCAACAGGCTCTCACTTTTCGTGTCGCGCCTCATTCTGAGCTTCCAGAGCAACTTCTGCTTGAAGCTGACCCAAGCCTTGAGGCCATAACCAAGTACCTAACCCCAGAAGCTCAATGCTTCATCTGTGAGTTAAATCAGCAGATAGTCGGTGCGGTGGTTCTCGCTGAAAATATTCAAGGCCATCAAGAAATCTTCAACGTTTCGGTTGCTCCACACCTTCAAGGCAATGGCATTGGATCTGAGCTAATGAAATTTACTCTAAATAGCCTCAAACTCGACGCCGTGGAAAGTGTCGTGCTCGGAACCAGAACCTTTGGCTATCAACTGGCGTTCTATCAAAAACTTGGCTTCCGTATTGAGAGCATCGATAAAGATTATTTTTTGCGTAACTACTCTGATGAAATCTGGGAAGACGGTATTCAACATAAAGATATGTTGCGCTTATGCATTGACCTATCAGCAATAGCGCCATTTGATATTGGCTGA
- a CDS encoding porin family protein: MNKLVSLLCLIGIIFTNMAMAQNESNSELEVSQTDTTERSEAYYLVFPNQYYVSVGANYLLPSDDRASKDPIEPSMNLMFGMELAPSWGLEFNYLTKAKFDFHNIELSYNQWELTGRYTHELNSRWGVYSRFGLAKWDLDKHYPADPHFSDSRSSDGFSFIGELGGSYALSSKLGVDFGYAIVPKLGKGSTGELTMHRLNVSLNWKFGFNEKTFFIKEKNR, from the coding sequence ATGAATAAACTGGTATCACTCCTTTGCCTGATTGGAATTATTTTCACTAATATGGCTATGGCACAAAACGAATCAAATAGTGAATTGGAAGTTTCACAAACGGACACAACGGAGCGATCCGAAGCATACTATTTGGTATTCCCTAATCAATACTATGTGTCCGTAGGTGCAAACTATCTACTTCCTAGTGATGACCGTGCTAGTAAGGACCCAATAGAACCAAGTATGAACCTTATGTTTGGGATGGAGCTCGCACCTAGCTGGGGGCTGGAGTTCAACTATCTGACAAAGGCCAAGTTTGACTTCCACAATATCGAACTCTCCTACAACCAATGGGAGCTGACTGGGCGTTATACACACGAGCTCAACTCACGCTGGGGAGTATATAGTCGTTTTGGCCTTGCTAAGTGGGACCTCGATAAACACTACCCAGCGGATCCGCATTTCAGTGACAGCCGCTCATCTGATGGATTTTCTTTCATTGGTGAACTGGGTGGTTCATATGCTCTTTCTTCGAAACTGGGAGTCGATTTCGGCTATGCGATCGTCCCTAAACTAGGCAAAGGCTCAACGGGCGAACTCACAATGCACCGTCTTAACGTCTCTCTCAACTGGAAGTTTGGTTTTAATGAAAAGACCTTCTTTATAAAAGAAAAAAATCGATAG
- a CDS encoding Ig-like domain-containing protein, with amino-acid sequence MNTVILRTIAALSIVMLTLVGCNDNSGAGVNERELKVTLVNPIEGMNNTLTQGIEGYFTAVYVDNKSGQQIDVTNQVEWYSTNSNTVIKDNGTFISQEGATETNIYATYLDAYTSDHIEVTIIAPDNESLAFRVQPGVYHVKEETEFHYRAFVEFSYQGRVFEQDVTYGTHWSNEITQGANSVVICNADSNIPECEGRFPGFTSTDVGEAIVEVTADHPLAIQHTNSVVATEWLFISEDTPFSEFSVSVNNDKLYKKQSAQSKATVLLKEQLSEEDVTELVFWKSSNPDVATVNSVGEIVAHSAGTTNIEASISSQISGSVRVEVLPYDIVSIEFNDSSKLTLPTEQRSKENYQVLAYYSDNSDTPINITNGSRLSSTDDHVARAFISGSSFYIKAGSLEGVANIQAHYEDFKSPSITVNVEQFEITGIRLEGLNNQIEVGNAETFNILAEYNDGFDSHPLGATRLLVSFDGLEESPYLEYEYSNDRHMLKGIAPTTTDVDVRFSYIAPDLQIHETSVNIHVIEPNVQLYPELVE; translated from the coding sequence ATGAATACTGTAATATTAAGAACGATCGCAGCACTGTCGATCGTGATGCTAACCCTCGTGGGTTGCAATGACAACTCTGGCGCTGGGGTTAACGAGCGAGAGCTTAAGGTTACGTTAGTGAATCCTATTGAAGGAATGAACAACACTCTAACTCAGGGTATAGAAGGTTATTTTACTGCGGTTTATGTTGACAACAAGTCAGGCCAACAAATCGATGTGACTAACCAAGTCGAGTGGTACAGTACCAATTCAAATACCGTCATTAAGGATAACGGTACTTTCATCAGCCAAGAAGGCGCTACTGAAACGAACATATACGCCACATACTTGGATGCTTACACCAGTGACCATATTGAAGTCACGATTATCGCACCAGATAACGAAAGCCTCGCCTTTCGCGTTCAGCCCGGCGTTTACCACGTAAAGGAAGAAACTGAATTTCACTATCGAGCCTTTGTTGAATTTTCTTACCAAGGACGAGTGTTTGAGCAGGACGTGACTTACGGTACGCACTGGAGCAACGAGATCACACAAGGCGCTAACTCGGTCGTGATCTGTAATGCCGATTCCAATATCCCAGAATGTGAAGGTCGGTTCCCTGGTTTTACATCAACAGATGTTGGCGAAGCTATTGTAGAGGTGACTGCTGACCATCCGCTTGCAATACAACACACCAACAGTGTTGTCGCAACAGAATGGTTATTTATTTCAGAAGATACCCCATTCTCTGAGTTTTCTGTATCAGTTAACAATGACAAGCTCTACAAAAAGCAGAGTGCTCAATCTAAAGCCACAGTGCTTTTGAAAGAGCAGCTAAGTGAAGAAGATGTCACCGAGTTGGTGTTTTGGAAAAGTAGTAATCCTGACGTTGCAACGGTGAACAGCGTGGGTGAAATTGTCGCTCACTCAGCGGGTACTACAAACATAGAGGCATCGATCTCGTCCCAAATTAGTGGCTCAGTTAGAGTTGAAGTATTACCTTACGATATTGTATCGATTGAGTTTAATGACTCATCCAAACTGACACTTCCAACGGAACAACGTAGCAAAGAAAACTATCAGGTTTTAGCGTATTACAGCGATAACAGCGACACACCCATCAATATAACCAATGGCTCCCGATTGAGCAGTACTGATGACCATGTTGCACGCGCTTTCATTAGCGGCAGTAGTTTCTATATCAAGGCTGGCTCACTTGAAGGGGTTGCCAATATTCAAGCGCACTATGAAGACTTTAAAAGCCCATCGATTACCGTCAATGTTGAGCAGTTCGAAATTACAGGCATTCGTTTGGAAGGTCTAAATAATCAGATAGAAGTTGGCAATGCAGAAACCTTTAACATCCTGGCAGAATATAATGATGGTTTTGATTCTCATCCATTAGGGGCAACGCGTTTACTAGTCTCCTTTGATGGTTTAGAAGAATCGCCTTACCTTGAGTATGAATATAGCAACGACCGACATATGCTTAAGGGGATCGCACCAACAACAACTGATGTGGATGTTCGTTTCTCCTACATTGCTCCAGATCTTCAAATTCATGAAACGTCCGTCAATATTCATGTAATTGAGCCGAATGTTCAATTATATCCTGAGTTGGTGGAGTAA
- a CDS encoding DUF3299 domain-containing protein, with the protein MKINRLKLLAVILLSWLSLPLFAFAQVTDLTWTELIPEHEHERYNLIMEAQSASMMMIDHNSDLAAKQIKFGSTREDLIDTNIRIQGFIIPLEGDFTLLREFLLVPFIGACIHVPPPPPNQMIYVKSEKGIAAQELWAGVAVTGTIKAETIDNELATIGYSMDLIDIEKL; encoded by the coding sequence ATGAAAATAAATCGTCTAAAGCTTCTTGCTGTCATACTACTGAGTTGGCTTTCTCTGCCCTTATTTGCGTTTGCGCAAGTGACCGACCTAACATGGACTGAACTTATTCCAGAACATGAGCATGAGCGCTACAACCTCATTATGGAAGCACAAAGTGCTTCGATGATGATGATTGACCACAACAGCGATCTTGCTGCGAAACAAATCAAATTTGGCTCAACACGTGAAGACTTAATCGATACAAATATTCGTATCCAAGGATTTATTATTCCACTGGAAGGTGACTTCACTCTATTAAGAGAATTCCTATTGGTGCCCTTTATTGGAGCTTGTATCCATGTTCCACCTCCCCCACCAAATCAAATGATCTATGTGAAATCGGAAAAAGGTATCGCTGCTCAAGAGCTGTGGGCTGGTGTTGCAGTAACAGGCACCATCAAAGCAGAAACCATCGATAACGAACTTGCTACCATTGGTTACAGTATGGATCTGATTGATATAGAGAAACTCTGA
- a CDS encoding amidohydrolase family protein — protein MKVKHILSPASFALACLVSTAASAQVYDVVIEKGRVMDPETRYDQTANVGIIDDRIVTITEDDIQGKKVIDAKGKVVAPGFIDTHWHWPRELGYKLGLRDGMTSAMDLEIGCAGTAVEKWYQDREGVTQMNYGCGVSHELARALVMDGHSAEELYDTISVLKTRGGTRGWSEGVASREQLEQIADEVNKGMMAGGINFASTLGYMRDGVTSKELYELQKVAASYGRHTGAHTRFTPDGATFENLGAMEVIGNAVALGAPVSILHFNNPGWELTQELIVKLRNNGMNIWGEVYPYNAGATTIDSVFLRPENWVEKLGNRYEDTMYDPEANEFYTLEKYQKTLEEAPTTEILLFKAPEADIARWISLEGVTMASDGMPMAPIEGSWDTPWNQISNGHPRNAGARSATLRLAREAELPLMDVLALLSYNSAYHLGLTGLEAMQQRGRMQEGMIADIVVFDPENVRDNSTYANGPVPSTGFTAVLVSGEITVKDDEVLKEARGGQAIRHQPVKSQYQYEGDTEWAEKYSFSEGKVDFSDATSNHK, from the coding sequence ATGAAAGTAAAACATATCCTCTCCCCTGCTAGCTTTGCGCTTGCCTGCCTAGTCAGCACAGCGGCCTCTGCGCAAGTTTATGACGTCGTGATTGAAAAAGGTCGAGTTATGGACCCTGAAACACGCTATGACCAAACCGCGAATGTCGGCATCATTGATGACCGAATCGTAACGATTACAGAAGACGACATTCAAGGTAAGAAAGTCATTGATGCTAAAGGCAAAGTCGTTGCACCGGGATTCATTGATACACACTGGCACTGGCCGCGAGAGCTTGGCTATAAACTTGGTCTACGTGATGGTATGACATCAGCTATGGATCTAGAAATAGGCTGCGCAGGCACTGCCGTTGAAAAGTGGTATCAAGACCGCGAGGGTGTCACTCAAATGAACTATGGCTGTGGTGTTAGTCATGAACTAGCGCGTGCTCTTGTGATGGACGGTCACAGCGCCGAAGAGCTCTATGACACGATCTCTGTACTCAAAACGCGTGGTGGGACTCGTGGCTGGTCTGAAGGTGTTGCGTCTCGAGAGCAGTTAGAGCAAATCGCTGATGAGGTAAACAAAGGCATGATGGCTGGTGGTATCAACTTTGCTAGTACACTGGGCTACATGCGTGATGGAGTAACTAGTAAGGAGCTGTATGAGCTACAGAAAGTCGCCGCAAGCTATGGTCGACATACAGGCGCTCATACACGATTTACTCCAGACGGTGCCACCTTTGAGAATTTAGGGGCAATGGAAGTGATTGGTAATGCTGTAGCATTAGGAGCACCTGTTTCGATCTTACACTTCAATAATCCAGGTTGGGAACTCACGCAAGAGCTGATTGTAAAACTGCGTAACAATGGCATGAACATTTGGGGTGAGGTTTACCCATATAATGCCGGTGCAACCACAATTGATTCGGTATTCCTTCGTCCAGAAAACTGGGTAGAGAAACTAGGTAATCGATATGAAGACACTATGTACGACCCAGAAGCGAATGAGTTTTACACACTTGAAAAATATCAAAAAACATTAGAAGAAGCACCAACGACTGAGATTCTGCTGTTTAAAGCACCGGAAGCTGACATTGCTCGCTGGATCTCTCTAGAGGGGGTAACCATGGCAAGTGACGGTATGCCAATGGCTCCGATTGAAGGTAGTTGGGATACACCATGGAATCAGATTAGTAATGGTCACCCACGTAACGCTGGCGCACGTTCAGCAACGTTACGATTAGCTCGTGAAGCAGAGCTTCCGCTTATGGATGTATTGGCTCTTCTTTCTTACAACTCGGCTTACCACCTTGGCCTAACAGGGCTTGAAGCAATGCAACAACGTGGTCGTATGCAAGAAGGTATGATCGCTGACATCGTTGTTTTTGACCCAGAAAACGTTCGTGATAATTCGACATATGCCAATGGTCCAGTGCCATCAACAGGGTTTACCGCCGTATTAGTATCTGGCGAAATTACGGTAAAAGATGATGAAGTGCTGAAGGAGGCTCGCGGTGGTCAAGCGATTCGCCACCAACCTGTTAAGTCACAATATCAATACGAAGGCGATACAGAGTGGGCTGAAAAGTATTCTTTTTCTGAGGGTAAAGTCGACTTTAGTGATGCAACGTCAAATCATAAATAA
- a CDS encoding helix-turn-helix domain-containing protein, with the protein MINTSNTLNLLPFIQLFESKNIPWQEHAAQHDIPSTAIDTPSWVPSYKVFAFLSSMSALTGLNIGAHAGTLSSIDQLFPQLLDKVSTFEEAIAKLINAMTQISSHVTVWTQKIDGVWFLCYRSAYSSDSIGFEQTEWFRCFAFIEFCKRFLGQQWQPNKIHVQLDHIHPDLPKGYTKQQIVLNEQFGAIEIELTKDFEVLNNTQQSSDWFSTVIKLVDSYAHLPWFNIDWFCQLIGVSTRTMQRQLHKNNTSFLTLRNNARYRRACHSLRNSTLSIEEIAYLCGYNDVSNFNRAFKRWSGQTAPEYRRYRPKP; encoded by the coding sequence ATGATTAACACAAGTAACACATTGAACTTACTTCCATTTATTCAGTTATTCGAATCGAAAAACATTCCATGGCAAGAACACGCTGCGCAGCACGATATTCCCTCTACCGCTATCGATACGCCGAGTTGGGTGCCTAGCTACAAGGTGTTTGCGTTCTTGTCTTCAATGAGTGCGCTCACTGGGCTTAATATTGGTGCGCATGCTGGTACGTTATCATCCATTGATCAGTTGTTTCCGCAACTGTTAGACAAGGTATCGACATTTGAAGAAGCGATTGCAAAGCTCATCAATGCCATGACCCAGATATCCAGCCACGTGACCGTATGGACACAGAAAATCGACGGTGTATGGTTTCTTTGCTATCGTTCTGCCTATTCAAGTGACAGTATTGGTTTTGAACAGACAGAGTGGTTTCGCTGCTTTGCCTTTATTGAATTCTGCAAACGCTTCTTAGGTCAGCAATGGCAACCTAACAAAATTCATGTCCAACTTGATCATATTCATCCCGACTTGCCAAAAGGTTATACAAAACAGCAGATTGTTTTAAATGAACAATTTGGTGCTATTGAAATCGAACTCACCAAAGATTTTGAGGTGCTCAACAACACGCAGCAATCAAGTGATTGGTTCTCAACTGTGATTAAGCTCGTGGACAGTTACGCCCATCTCCCTTGGTTTAACATCGACTGGTTTTGCCAGCTTATCGGTGTATCAACTCGTACAATGCAGCGCCAATTGCATAAAAATAATACGTCATTTCTGACACTGCGAAACAACGCTCGATATCGTCGTGCCTGTCATTCGTTGCGCAATAGTACTCTCTCGATCGAAGAGATTGCATACCTGTGCGGCTACAACGATGTCTCTAACTTTAATCGAGCTTTCAAACGATGGTCTGGGCAAACCGCACCCGAGTATCGAAGATATCGACCTAAGCCATAG
- a CDS encoding DcaP family trimeric outer membrane transporter, whose translation MQIKHSLLGLAVLTSPVIVMASNTAFSVGGTIHTVLMHDSNVAGVGVNVPANALYNKSNHSDTKLDASLSQLRFGSNTELSSGDGLSTKVVMDFNNDNNSSMSPRLREAYLRWQTPAGDVTAGQTWSTFMDMRNYPKTLVEPTLSGVVFKRQPQIRWSSDIGQWKYELAIEEGTNSDIVDAAESEVTGNSIDTSGSLPDFVVALEWTNENAWVRATSAMSNARLYNDGAHQSVFIYGVQLSGGIDITERDRFTLLLNHVEGMERYLLGLSGIGPTWNANQSRIELYRTSSVMSSITHGWSDTVSSTLAYSYVEPEQPSALHGSEAFSSTQYGYVNVLWDAEENLTLGIEYQYAQFERTTNKSEDNHRLLVGVKWTY comes from the coding sequence ATGCAAATTAAACACTCACTATTGGGACTGGCTGTCCTTACGTCTCCCGTTATCGTTATGGCTTCAAATACTGCCTTTTCTGTTGGAGGGACTATCCACACGGTTTTGATGCATGACTCAAACGTAGCTGGCGTTGGTGTAAACGTGCCAGCCAATGCGTTGTACAACAAAAGCAACCACTCTGATACCAAACTTGATGCCTCTTTATCGCAACTGCGTTTTGGTTCGAACACTGAGCTTTCTTCGGGCGATGGTTTGTCTACGAAAGTGGTAATGGATTTCAATAATGACAATAACAGTTCGATGTCTCCCCGCCTTAGAGAAGCTTACTTGCGATGGCAAACCCCAGCAGGTGACGTGACTGCAGGTCAAACGTGGTCAACATTTATGGACATGCGTAATTATCCTAAAACTCTAGTAGAGCCGACGTTAAGTGGCGTGGTGTTTAAGCGACAACCTCAAATCCGTTGGTCGAGTGATATAGGTCAGTGGAAGTATGAGTTAGCAATCGAAGAAGGCACCAATAGTGACATAGTTGATGCTGCTGAGAGTGAAGTAACAGGCAACAGTATTGATACCAGTGGCTCGCTTCCTGATTTCGTTGTGGCGTTAGAGTGGACGAACGAAAATGCTTGGGTGCGAGCGACTTCAGCTATGTCTAATGCGCGGCTTTATAACGACGGCGCCCATCAGAGTGTGTTTATTTATGGTGTACAGCTTTCGGGCGGGATTGACATCACTGAAAGAGATCGATTTACCTTACTGCTTAACCATGTTGAGGGTATGGAGCGTTACTTACTCGGCTTGTCGGGCATTGGGCCAACTTGGAATGCAAACCAAAGCCGCATAGAGCTTTACCGTACATCGAGTGTGATGAGCTCGATTACGCATGGCTGGAGTGACACAGTAAGCTCAACACTGGCCTATAGCTATGTTGAGCCAGAACAGCCTAGCGCTCTTCACGGCAGCGAAGCTTTTTCCTCGACCCAGTATGGCTACGTCAATGTGCTTTGGGATGCCGAAGAGAATTTGACGCTGGGCATCGAGTATCAATATGCGCAATTTGAGCGCACAACGAATAAAAGCGAAGACAATCACCGATTACTCGTAGGCGTTAAATGGACCTACTAA